A window of the Gossypium hirsutum isolate 1008001.06 chromosome A05, Gossypium_hirsutum_v2.1, whole genome shotgun sequence genome harbors these coding sequences:
- the LOC107959278 gene encoding pentatricopeptide repeat-containing protein DOT4, chloroplastic: MHVKACNYSNLTKILLSLCSKSKSFLQTKQTHAFAILHGLLPTDISISASLILRYAAFSSPSTCHLLFQQALPYSRTPFLWNTFIRALSIARVKHDGFQFHVYNTMLRTGIKPDVHTFPFLLKACADVFCFKKGVEIHGSVIKTGFGEDVSVGNTLLLFYGNCGGLRETRKVFDEMRERDVVSWNTVLGVFSVNGFYLEALNFFSLMNFSSGMKPNIVTFVTLLPVCGRIGDKRLVAQIHGSVVKVGFNFEVSIGNALVDTYGKCWNSDDSKRVFDEMVDKNGVSWNAIITSLAYMGLKRDALDMFRLMMDVGLKPDSFTISSMIALLVELEFFNLAKEIHGFSLRFGIEHDVFISNTLIDMYAKSGHPSAASNVFHHMNVRRNVVSWNAMVANFAQNRLELAAIELLREMQAHGEVPDSITLTNVLPACGQVGFLRNGKEIHGRTIRLGSNHDLFVSNALTDMYAKCGYLNLAQNVFNNSVKDEISYNILIVGYSQTSEWTKSVGLFSEMGLIGLKHDVVSFMGVVSACANQAAFKQGKEIHGLAVRKHFHTHLFVANSLLDFYITCGEIDTARKLFDQIQHKDVASWNTMILGYGMLGELNLAISFFEAMKEAGIEYDSVSYIAILSACSHGGLLDEGRKYFEAMKAQKFKPTEMHYACMVDLLGRAGLLEEAEQLIKSLPITPDANIWGALLGACRIFGNVGLGCWAAENLFKLKPQHAGYYTVLSNMFAEAGKWDEANRVKEMMKLRGARKKPGCSWVHIQEQVHAFVVGERMERLNPTLWLA; encoded by the coding sequence ATGCACGTAAAGGCATGTAATTACAGTAATCTAACCAAAATTCTCCTCTCCCTCTGCTCCAAGTCCAAATCTTTTCTCCAAACCAAACAAACTCACGCCTTTGCCATCCTCCATGGCCTCCTCCCCACTGATATTTCCATCTCCGCCTCTCTCATTCTCCGCTACGCTGCTTTCAGTTCCCCTTCAACTTGTCACCTTCTGTTCCAACAAGCTCTTCCCTATTCTCGAACACCTTTCTTATGGAACACCTTCATCCGTGCTTTATCCATTGCTAGAGTTAAGCACGACGGATTTCAGTTTCATGTTTACAATACAATGCTTCGAACCGGAATAAAACCCGACGTCCATACTTTTCCTTTCCTTCTCAAGGCATGTGCCGatgttttttgttttaaaaaaggtGTGGAGATTCATGGAAGTGTTATTAAAACTGGGTTTGGTGAAGATGTTTCAGTAGGGAATACCCTTCTGCTTTTTTATGGCAATTGCGGGGGTTTGAGGGAAACGAGgaaagtgtttgatgaaatgcgTGAGAGAGACGTTGTGTCGTGGAATACGGTTCTTGGGGTTTTTTCGGTTAATGGATTTTACTTGGAGGCTCTTAATTTTTTCTCCCTGATGAATTTTAGTTCTGGGATGAAGCCCAATATCGTTACTTTTGTCACTCTGTTGCCTGTTTGTGGAAGGATTGGAGATAAAAGGTTGGTAGCGCAGATTCATGGGAGTGTTGTTAAGGTTGGATTTAATTTTGAAGTTAGCATTGGGAATGCATTGGTTGATACATATGGGAAATGTTGGAATTCAGATGATTCAAAAcgagtttttgatgaaatggTGGATAAAAATGGGGTTTCTTGGAATGCAATAATTACTAGTCTAGCTTACATGGGGCTCAAGAGGGATGCATTGGATATGTTTAGGTTGATGATGGATGTTGGGCTGAAACCTGATTCCTTCACTATATCAAGTATGATAGCATTGCTGGTTGAATtagaatttttcaatttagcaAAGGAGATTCATGGTTTTAGTTTGAGATTTGGTATCGAACATGATGTTTTCATTTCAAACACATTGATTGATATGTATGCAAAATCAGGTCACCCCAGTGCAGCTTCAAATGTGTTTCACCACATGAATGTTAGAAGAAATGTTGTTTCATGGAATGCCATGGTTGCCAATTTTGCTCAAAATAGGCTTGAATTAGCGGCTATAGAACTACTAAGAGAAATGCAGGCTCATGGCGAGGTTCCAGATTCTATCACCTTAACAAATGTTCTGCCAGCTTGTGGACAGGTAGGGTTTCTTCGAAATGGAAAAGAAATTCATGGTAGAACAATACGTCTCGGGTCCAACCATGATCTGTTCGTTTCTAATGCTCTGACAGACATGTATGCAAAATGTGGATACCTAAATCTTGCTCAAAATGTCTTTAACAACTCAGTTAAGGATGAAATCTCTTACAATATTTTGATTGTAGGCTATTCTCAAACTAGTGAATGGACAAAATCTGTGGGTTTATTCTCAGAAATGGGGCTCATTGGCTTGAAGCATGATGTAGTTTCATTCATGGGTGTTGTATCAGCCTGTGCAAACCAAGCCGCATTCAAGCAAGGCAAAGAGATCCATGGACTGGCAGTGAGAAAGCATTTTCACACTCATCTCTTTGTTGCTAATTCCCTATTGGATTTCTACATTACATGTGGAGAAATTGACACGGCTAGGAAGCTCTTTGACCAGATTCAACACAAGGACGTTGCCTCATGGAATACTATGATTTTAGGTTACGGAATGCTAGGTGAATTAAACCTCGCCATCAGTTTTTTTGAAGCAATGAAGGAAGCAGGCATTGAGTATGATTCAGTTTCATATATTGCAATACTATCAGCTTGTAGTCATGGAGGATTACTTGATGAAGGGAGGAAATACTTCGAAGCAATGAAAGCTCAGAAATTTAAGCCAACAGAGATGCATTATGCGTGTATGGTTGATCTTCTTGGCAGGGCTGGCCTACTGGAAGAAGCAGAACAACTTATTAAAAGCTTGCCAATTACCCCAGATGCTAATATTTGGGGTGCTTTACTTGGAGCATGCAGAATTTTCGGAAATGTTGGGTTAGGATGTTGGGCTGCTGAGAATTTGTTTAAGTTAAAGCCCCAGCATGCCGGATACTATACTGTGCTTTCAAACATGTTTGCCGAAGCAGGGAAATGGGATGAGGCAAATAGGGTTAAGGAAATGATGAAATTGAGGGGCGCAAGGAAGAAACCTGGCTGTAGTTGGGTTCATATCCAAGAACAAGTTCATGCTTTTGTTGTTGGAGAGAGAATGGAGAGATTGAATCCAACCTTATGGCTTGCTTGA
- the LOC107960847 gene encoding protein NRT1/ PTR FAMILY 4.5 codes for MEYSASTIKLGSRISCHFYYKDQSPCLVFIKTTLIHFIPTSQASKMDGKKGGFRACCFVFALGALENIGFVANMVSMVIYFHYLLKFDLPTSSNTLTNFLGSVCLLSLLGGFISDTYLNRLYTILIFGSLEVIGLSMVTIQAYSKDLRPDITCEKSCIKGGIALMFYGSLSILAIGTGGVKGALPALGADQFDSKDPKGAKQLGSYFNWYMLSTTFGAMIGVSFVVWVSINKDWYWGFFMGTMAAIVGFIAIALGKPFYHYPPLRSSPLLRIAQVIVVAFKNRRLILPENPVELFEMNDKDKYQYDEKLPHTNQFRLLDKAAIVPLETFPQPWKVCTVTQVEEVKVLTRMLPILASTIIMNTCLAQLQTFSVLQGVFMDQHIFGKKFPPASIPIIPLVFMTFLIPIYEFVVVPFALKITGHPSGITQLQRVGVGLILSIISMGVAGIIEVKRRDQSIKDPFNPISLFWLSFQYGIFGLADMFTIVGLMEFFYKEAPSGMKSLATSFAWLSLSFGYFLSSAFVDIMNAVTKKIAPSKKGWIEGDDLNESNLNLFYWFLAVLSTLNFVVYLLCASWYKYKEDTAESETESRNETESRNDQ; via the exons ATGGAGTATTCGGCTTCAACAATAAAGCTGGGGTCTAGAATTTCTTGCCATTTCTATTATAAAGACCAGTCTCCATGCCTTGtcttcatcaaaacaacattgaTCCACTTCATTCCAACCTCTCAAGCTTCAAAAATG GATGGAAAGAAAGGTGGATTCAGAGCTTGCTGTTTTGTTTTTG CTCTTGGGGCCCTTGAGAATATCGGGTTTGTTGCTAACATGGTTAGCATGGTTATCTATTTTCATTACTTATTGAAATTTGATCTTCCAACTTCTTCAAATACTCTCACAAACTTCTTGGGATCAGTATGCTTGCTTTCACTGTTAGGAGGCTTCATTTCGGACACTTACTTGAACCGACTGTATACGATTTTGATATTTGGATCACTGGAAGTAATA GGTTTGTCAATGGTGACCATCCAGGCTTATTCAAAAGACCTGCGTCCGGATATTACTTGCGAGAAAAGTTGTATCAAAGGTGGCATAGCGTTGATGTTCTACGGCTCACTTTCGATATTGGCTATCGGTACAGGTGGAGTCAAGGGTGCTCTTCCGGCTCTTGGTGCTGACCAGTTTGATTCCAAGGATCCAAAGGGAGCAAAGCAGCTTGGAAGTTATTTCAATTGGTACATGTTAAGCACCACTTTTGGAGCAATGATCGGCGTCTCATTCGTCGTTTGGGTCAGCATAAACAAGGATTGGTACTGGGGTTTCTTCATGGGAACTATGGCTGCCATTGTTGGATTCATTGCCATTGCCCTCGGAAAGCCATTTTATCACTATCCACCTCTTCGGAGCAGCCCTCTACTGAGAATAGCACAG GTTATAGTGGTTGCATTCAAGAACAGAAGATTAATATTACCGGAAAATCCCGTCGAACTTTTCGAGATGAATGATAAAGACAAATATCAGTATGATGAAAAACTCCCTCATACTAATCAGTTCAG GTTACTAGACAAGGCTGCCATTGTCCCTCTAGAGACTTTTCCACAgccatggaaagtttgcacagtGACACAAGTGGAGGAAGTCAAGGTTTTAACAAGGATGTTGCCCATCTTAGCCAGTACCATTATAATGAACACATGTTTGGCACAATTGCAGACATTCTCGGTGCTCCAAGGGGTCTTCATGGATCAACATATTTTCGGAAAAAAATTCCCTCCGGCATCGATACCAATCATTCCTCTAGTTTTCATGACATTCTTAATACCAATCTACGAGTTTGTTGTTGTCCCTTTTGCTCTAAAAATCACTGGACATCCATCCGGAATTACACAGCTTCAACGAGTAGGTGTCGGACTTATTCTCTCAATCATATCAATGGGTGTGGCCGGCATAATCGAAGTTAAGAGGAGGGATCAGTCCATAAAAGATCCATTCAACCCTATTAGTCTATTCTGGTTATCTTTCCAATACGGAATATTTGGACTAGCAGACATGTTCACCATTGTAGGACTAATGGAGTTCTTCTACAAGGAAGCTCCCTCGGGGATGAAATCGCTGGCTACATCATTCGCATGGCTGTCGCTATCATTCGGCTACTTCTTGAGCTCCGCCTTCGTCGACATTATGAACGCAGTCACCAAGAAGATCGCCCCAAGCAAGAAAGGGTGGATAGAGGGTGATGACTTGAACGAGAGTAATCTGAATCTCTTCTATTGGTTCCTAGCagttctcagcacacttaacttCGTTGTCTATCTGCTTTGTGCTTCATGGTACAAGTACAAAGAAGACACCGCAGAATCCGAAACAGAGAGCAGAAATGAAACAGAGAGCAGAAATGATCAATAA
- the LOC107959279 gene encoding uncharacterized protein, which translates to MGPPKKHFVPFLLLLAFCILLLLYSPRPNSISTQFPLNPHSIATSTATSASASSTFSLTIKVLTFNRLNSLTRCLTSLSKAHYHPDHPVHLHIFVDHFPNQTQSNIDLKLQESLGILRFVDGFQWKWGQKVVHYRTTNVGLQAQWLEAWWPTSDDEFAFVVEDDLELSPLFFKYLRALILNYYYNASNFSPFVYGASLQRPRFVPGKHGNKMLLEKTSGLFLYQLVGTWGQLLFPKPWKEFRLWYDDHRAKGIKPFLDGMISTGWYKKMGERIWSPWFIKFIHSRGYFNIYTKFPDEKSLSVSHRDAGVNYGKTAGPDSQLLDENSLDFDFPEMKSLSTMKKYDFCFREVVAGRIVWSLNDLGSILPSVQKKEAVLLVSLFGVSETVTRNLLCHFERLNIWNYIFIGPATDFLFHLAQSGHPVIDADGFLEDIKSFKSLRIQESNARLIKEILLKAYVVKKGLELGYNTWVVDGNMVFVDNEIFLDPMDNFYAGESLDLFYVKNSPSAHKIWTHDFLHDVAAMGDKIALPSDTVNFASVMAKLVGQKGIRFKRIDEKSFGMKIGNQNLNQALETNKKVVYWFRELDMNSIQKHLQEMNLWVIDNDSSCRAVVCHNS; encoded by the exons ATGGGCCCTCCGAAGAAACACTTCGTCCCTTTCCTCCTCCTCCTTGCCTTCTGCATCCTCCTCCTCCTTTACTCGCCTCGCCCAAATTCCATCTCTACCCAATTCCCTCTAAATCCCCACTCTATCGCCACCAGTACTGCCACCTCTGCCTCCGCCTCCTCAACCTTTTCCCTTACTATCAAAGTCCTTACTTTTAACCGTCTCAACTCCCTCACCCGCTGCCTCACCTCCCTTTCAAAAGCCCACTACCACCCCGATCACCCAGTCCACCTCCACATCTTCGTCGACCATTTCCCGAACCAAACCCAATCCAACATCGACCTCAAACTTCAGGAGTCGCTTGGAATTCTGCGGTTTGTCGATGGGTTCCAGTGGAAGTGGGGTCAAAAGGTCGTTCATTACAGAACCACCAATGTGGGTCTTCAGGCTCAATGGTTAGAAGCCTGGTGGCCTACTTCTGATGATGAGTTCGCCTTTGTTGTGGAAGATGATTTGGAGCTTTCACCACTGTTTTTTAAGTATTTGAGGGCTTTGATCTTGAATTATTATTACAATGCttccaattttagtccttttgttTATGGAGCTTCCCTTCAGCGCCCAAGGTTTGTTCCAG GTAAACATGGAAACAAGATGCTACTGGAGAAGACCTCTGGTCTTTTCTTGTACCAACTGGTTGGAACCTGGGGCCAGCTTCTCTTTCCAAAGCCTTGGAAAGAGTTTAGGTTGTGGTATGATGATCACAGGGCAAAAGGCATCAAGCCATTTCTTGATGGGATG ATTTCCACGGGTTGGTACAAGAAGATGGGAGAAAGAATATGGAGTCCTTGGTtcattaaattcattcattctcgTGGCTATTTTAATATCTACACAAAATTTCCAGATGAGAAATCACTTAGCGTCTCCCACAGGGATGCTGGTGTTAACTATGGAAAGACAGCTGGGCCAGATTCTCAACTATTAGATGAAAATTCTCTTGATTTTGATTTTCCGGAAATGAAATCTTTGAGTACTATGAAGAAGTATGATTTCTGTTTCAGGGAAGTAGTTGCTGGAAGAATTGTATGGTCCTTGAATGATCTTGGATCTATTCTTCCCTCTGTGCAGAAAAAGGAAGCTGTTTTGCTTGTCAGCCTATTTGGGGTGTCGGAGACAGTTACTAGAAACCTTCTTTGCCATTTTGAGAGGCTAAATATTTGGAATTACATTTTCATCGGTCCTGCAACTGACTTTCTGTTTCATCTTGCTCAAAGTGGACATCCTGTGATTGATGCAGATGGATTTCTTGAAGAtatcaaatcattcaaatcacTGAGAATTCAAGAGTCAAATGCTAGGCTTATCAAAGAAATTCTGTTGAAGGCTTATGTTGTCAAAAAAGGTTTAGAATTGGGTTATAATACTTGGGTGGTggatggaaacatggtttttgtTGATAATGAAATTTTTCTTGATCCCATGGACAACTTTTATGCAGGGGAGAGCTTGGACCTCTTCTATGTCAAGAACTCACCTTCTGCTCACAAAATTTGGACTCATGATTTTCTACATGATGTTGCAGCTATGGGGGATAAGATTGCACTTCCAAGTGATACCGTAAATTTTGCATCTGTAATGGCAAAACTGGTGGGACAGAAAGGAATCAGATTTAAGCGCATTGATGAGAAAAGCTTTGGCATGAAAATTGGTAACCAAAATCTCAATCAAGCATTGGAAACTAATAAAAAGGTGGTTTACTGGTTCAGAGAGTTAGATATGAATTCCATTCAGAAGCATCTTCAAGAAATGAATCTATGGGTCATAGATAATGACTCTTCCTGCAGAGCTGTAGTTTGTCACAACTCATAA
- the LOC107959280 gene encoding CBL-interacting protein kinase 32 isoform X1 — MSQPKIKRRVGKYEMGRTIGEGTFAKVKFARNTETGEPVALKILDKEKVLKHKMAEQIKREIATMKLIKHPNVVRLYEVMGSKTKIFIVLEYVTGGELFDKIVNNGRMREDEARRYFHQLINAVDYCHSRGVYHRDLKPENLLLDAYGNLKVSDFGLSALSKQVRDDGLLHTTCGTPNYVAPEVLDDGGYDGATADLWSCGVILFVLLAGYLPFDDSNLMNLYKKISAAEFTCPPWLSFSAMKLITQILDPNPMTRITIPEILKDEWFKKGYKPPVFEEKDDTNLDDVEAVFKDYEEHHVTEQREEQPTAMNAFELISMSKGLNLGNLFDAEEGFKRETRFTSKCPANEIIHKIEEAAKPLGFDVHKKNYKMRLQNLKAGRKGNLNVATEIFQVAPSLHMVEVRKAKGDTLEFNTFYKSLSTCLEDVVWKTEEDMKEVHV; from the exons ATGAGTCAACCTAAAATTAAGCGGCGCGTGGGTAAATATGAGATGGGAAGGACAATTGGGGAAGGAACATTTGCTAAAGTGAAGTTTGCAAGAAATACAGAGACTGGAGAACCTGTGGCACTTAAGATCCTTGATAAAGAGAAGGTTCTCAAGCACAAGATGGCTGAACAG ATCAAGAGGGAAATAGCAACAATGAAGTTGATAAAGCATCCAAATGTTGTCCGTTTATACGAG GTAATGGGAAGCAAGACAAAGATATTTATTGTTTTGGAGTATGTCACCGGGGGAGAGCTCTTTGACAAAATT GTAAACAACGGAAGGATGAGAGAAGATGAGGCACGAAGATATTTCCACCAGCTCATTAATGCTGTTGATTACTGCCATAGCAGAGGCGTCTACCATAGGGATCTTAAG CCTGAAAATTTGCTGTTGGATGCATATGGTAACCTCAAAGTTTCTGACTTTGGGTTGAGTGCACTATCTAAGCAAGTCAGG GATGACGGTCTCCTTCACACTACCTGTGGAACACCAAATTACGTTGCTCCTGAG GTCCTTGATGATGGAGGCTATGATGGAGCTACTGCAGACCTGTGGTCGTGTGGAGTGATACTCTTTGTGTTGCTTGCAGGTTACTTGCCTTTCGATGATTCTAATCTTATGAACCTGTACAAAAAG ATTTCAGCAGCTGAATTCACTTGCCCCCCTTGGTTATCTTTTAGTGCAATGAAATTGATAACTCAAATCCTGGATCCAAACCCGATGACT CGCATTACTATTCCTGAAATTTTGAAAGATGAATGGTTTAAAAAGGGTTACAAGCCTCCTGTGTTCGAGGAGAAAGACGATACGAATTTAGACGATGTAGAAGCTGTTTTTAAAGATTATGAA GAGCACCATGTAACAGAACAGAGAGAAGAACAACCAACAGCTATGAACGCTTTCGAGTTAATTTCTATGTCAAAAGGGTTAAACCTTGGGAACCTGTTCGATGCAGAAGAG GGATTTAAGAGAGAAACAAGGTTTACATCTAAATGTCCTGCTAATGAGATCATCCATAAGATCGAAGAAGCTGCAAAGCCTCTCGGGTTTGATGTCCACAAGAAAAACTACAAG ATGAGACTCCAGAATTTGAAAGCAGGAAGAAAAGGAAACCTTAATGTCGCCACTGAG ATATTTCAAGTGGCACCTAGTTTACATATGGTTGAGGTCCGAAAAGCAAAGGGGGACACATTGGAATTCAATACG ttctaCAAAAGCCTTTCGACCTGTCTGGAAGATGTTGTCTGGAAAACGGAGGAGGACATGAAAGAAGTGCACGTTTGA
- the LOC107959281 gene encoding blue copper protein — protein MGQSSGYNSTSVLQLITIVSCLVVLSCSGSVSAYKNYTVGGSLGWFDALEKPDVNYQKWADSKNFSLGDFLIFNTDNNHSVIQTYNFTTYKFCDYDDALQNDTIEWSAADPSSTAPHSISVAVPLLKEGMNYFFSSDYDGEQCNNGQHFKINVTHGQGLPKSLDQSDDAPAPNSPDYRGDDSAPETIVPANFNHPIEEESDKDEASGSGSVYFNTQFYGFLIFLQIVCIFFKI, from the exons ATGGGACAAAGTTCTGGTTATAACAGTACTTCAGTTCTGCAACTCATCACCATTGTTTCTTGTCTCGTGGTGCTCTCCTGTTCAGGATCCGTCAGTGCTTACAAGAACTACACAGTCGGTGGTTCCCTTGGTTGGTTTGATGCCCTCGAAAAGCCTGATGTTAATTACCAGAAATGGGCTGATTCCAAGAACTTCAGCTTGGGAGATTTCCTCA TCTTCAACACGGATAACAACCATTCAGTAATCCAAACATACAATTTCACCACATACAAGTTCTGCGATTACGACGACGCTCTTCAAAACGACACGATCGAATGGTCAGCTGCAGATCCTTCTTCCACGGCGCCTCATTCAATCTCAGTAGCGGTTCCTCTACTGAAAGAAGGGATGAACTATTTCTTTTCCAGTGACTACGATGGGGAGCAATGCAACAATGGTCAGCATTTCAAGATAAACGTCACCCACGGCCAAGGGCTGCCGAAGAGCTTAGATCAGTCGGATGATGCGCCGGCGCCCAACAGCCCTGATTACAGGGGCGATGACTCCGCCCCTGAAACCATCGTGCCTGCCAACTTCAATCACCCCATTGAAGAGGAAAGCGATAAGGATGAAGCTTCTGGCTCGGGATCGGTTTATTTTAACACCCAATTCTATGGGTTTTTAATATTCTTACAAATTGTTtgcatatttttcaaaatttga
- the LOC107959280 gene encoding CBL-interacting protein kinase 32 isoform X3: protein MSQPKIKRRVGKYEMGRTIGEGTFAKVKFARNTETGEPVALKILDKEKVLKHKMAEQIKREIATMKLIKHPNVVRLYEVMGSKTKIFIVLEYVTGGELFDKIVNNGRMREDEARRYFHQLINAVDYCHSRGVYHRDLKPENLLLDAYGNLKVSDFGLSALSKQVRDDGLLHTTCGTPNYVAPEVLDDGGYDGATADLWSCGVILFVLLAGYLPFDDSNLMNLYKKISAAEFTCPPWLSFSAMKLITQILDPNPMTGFKRETRFTSKCPANEIIHKIEEAAKPLGFDVHKKNYKMRLQNLKAGRKGNLNVATEIFQVAPSLHMVEVRKAKGDTLEFNTFYKSLSTCLEDVVWKTEEDMKEVHV, encoded by the exons ATGAGTCAACCTAAAATTAAGCGGCGCGTGGGTAAATATGAGATGGGAAGGACAATTGGGGAAGGAACATTTGCTAAAGTGAAGTTTGCAAGAAATACAGAGACTGGAGAACCTGTGGCACTTAAGATCCTTGATAAAGAGAAGGTTCTCAAGCACAAGATGGCTGAACAG ATCAAGAGGGAAATAGCAACAATGAAGTTGATAAAGCATCCAAATGTTGTCCGTTTATACGAG GTAATGGGAAGCAAGACAAAGATATTTATTGTTTTGGAGTATGTCACCGGGGGAGAGCTCTTTGACAAAATT GTAAACAACGGAAGGATGAGAGAAGATGAGGCACGAAGATATTTCCACCAGCTCATTAATGCTGTTGATTACTGCCATAGCAGAGGCGTCTACCATAGGGATCTTAAG CCTGAAAATTTGCTGTTGGATGCATATGGTAACCTCAAAGTTTCTGACTTTGGGTTGAGTGCACTATCTAAGCAAGTCAGG GATGACGGTCTCCTTCACACTACCTGTGGAACACCAAATTACGTTGCTCCTGAG GTCCTTGATGATGGAGGCTATGATGGAGCTACTGCAGACCTGTGGTCGTGTGGAGTGATACTCTTTGTGTTGCTTGCAGGTTACTTGCCTTTCGATGATTCTAATCTTATGAACCTGTACAAAAAG ATTTCAGCAGCTGAATTCACTTGCCCCCCTTGGTTATCTTTTAGTGCAATGAAATTGATAACTCAAATCCTGGATCCAAACCCGATGACT GGATTTAAGAGAGAAACAAGGTTTACATCTAAATGTCCTGCTAATGAGATCATCCATAAGATCGAAGAAGCTGCAAAGCCTCTCGGGTTTGATGTCCACAAGAAAAACTACAAG ATGAGACTCCAGAATTTGAAAGCAGGAAGAAAAGGAAACCTTAATGTCGCCACTGAG ATATTTCAAGTGGCACCTAGTTTACATATGGTTGAGGTCCGAAAAGCAAAGGGGGACACATTGGAATTCAATACG ttctaCAAAAGCCTTTCGACCTGTCTGGAAGATGTTGTCTGGAAAACGGAGGAGGACATGAAAGAAGTGCACGTTTGA
- the LOC107959280 gene encoding CBL-interacting protein kinase 32 isoform X2, whose amino-acid sequence MSQPKIKRRVGKYEMGRTIGEGTFAKVKFARNTETGEPVALKILDKEKVLKHKMAEQIKREIATMKLIKHPNVVRLYEVMGSKTKIFIVLEYVTGGELFDKIVNNGRMREDEARRYFHQLINAVDYCHSRGVYHRDLKDDGLLHTTCGTPNYVAPEVLDDGGYDGATADLWSCGVILFVLLAGYLPFDDSNLMNLYKKISAAEFTCPPWLSFSAMKLITQILDPNPMTRITIPEILKDEWFKKGYKPPVFEEKDDTNLDDVEAVFKDYEEHHVTEQREEQPTAMNAFELISMSKGLNLGNLFDAEEGFKRETRFTSKCPANEIIHKIEEAAKPLGFDVHKKNYKMRLQNLKAGRKGNLNVATEIFQVAPSLHMVEVRKAKGDTLEFNTFYKSLSTCLEDVVWKTEEDMKEVHV is encoded by the exons ATGAGTCAACCTAAAATTAAGCGGCGCGTGGGTAAATATGAGATGGGAAGGACAATTGGGGAAGGAACATTTGCTAAAGTGAAGTTTGCAAGAAATACAGAGACTGGAGAACCTGTGGCACTTAAGATCCTTGATAAAGAGAAGGTTCTCAAGCACAAGATGGCTGAACAG ATCAAGAGGGAAATAGCAACAATGAAGTTGATAAAGCATCCAAATGTTGTCCGTTTATACGAG GTAATGGGAAGCAAGACAAAGATATTTATTGTTTTGGAGTATGTCACCGGGGGAGAGCTCTTTGACAAAATT GTAAACAACGGAAGGATGAGAGAAGATGAGGCACGAAGATATTTCCACCAGCTCATTAATGCTGTTGATTACTGCCATAGCAGAGGCGTCTACCATAGGGATCTTAAG GATGACGGTCTCCTTCACACTACCTGTGGAACACCAAATTACGTTGCTCCTGAG GTCCTTGATGATGGAGGCTATGATGGAGCTACTGCAGACCTGTGGTCGTGTGGAGTGATACTCTTTGTGTTGCTTGCAGGTTACTTGCCTTTCGATGATTCTAATCTTATGAACCTGTACAAAAAG ATTTCAGCAGCTGAATTCACTTGCCCCCCTTGGTTATCTTTTAGTGCAATGAAATTGATAACTCAAATCCTGGATCCAAACCCGATGACT CGCATTACTATTCCTGAAATTTTGAAAGATGAATGGTTTAAAAAGGGTTACAAGCCTCCTGTGTTCGAGGAGAAAGACGATACGAATTTAGACGATGTAGAAGCTGTTTTTAAAGATTATGAA GAGCACCATGTAACAGAACAGAGAGAAGAACAACCAACAGCTATGAACGCTTTCGAGTTAATTTCTATGTCAAAAGGGTTAAACCTTGGGAACCTGTTCGATGCAGAAGAG GGATTTAAGAGAGAAACAAGGTTTACATCTAAATGTCCTGCTAATGAGATCATCCATAAGATCGAAGAAGCTGCAAAGCCTCTCGGGTTTGATGTCCACAAGAAAAACTACAAG ATGAGACTCCAGAATTTGAAAGCAGGAAGAAAAGGAAACCTTAATGTCGCCACTGAG ATATTTCAAGTGGCACCTAGTTTACATATGGTTGAGGTCCGAAAAGCAAAGGGGGACACATTGGAATTCAATACG ttctaCAAAAGCCTTTCGACCTGTCTGGAAGATGTTGTCTGGAAAACGGAGGAGGACATGAAAGAAGTGCACGTTTGA